Sequence from the Prosthecobacter debontii genome:
ATCCCGCCTGACTCGGGCGGAAATGAACCTTCAAAAAGTGAACCTCAGTGACATGGCCGAGTCTATCCTCACGCAATTGAAACAGCGCGAGCCTGATCGGCAGATCAAGTGGAAGATCAGTCCAGAAGTCACAGTGCATGCAGACGCGGCTCTGATGCGCATCTTGTTGGAAAACTTGTTGGAAAATGCCTGGAAATTTACTTCCAAGAAGGCGGATGCGTTGATCGAATTGGGCGCTCAGATAGGAACTGAAAGCGAGCAGGTCTGTTATGTGAGGGACAACGGCGTGGGTTTTGACATGCGTTATGCCTCGAAACTCTTCGGTGCCTTTCAGAGATTGCATTCCATGGTGGAGTATCCTGGAACGGGCATCGGCCTAGCGACTGTTCAGCGCGTGGTTCGTCGTCATGGCGGGCGTGTTTGGGCGGATGCCAAGTTAAATGTAGGCTCGACATTCTACTTTGTGGTATAACTCTTTTTACTTCCGAAATTCATGCACCCGAAAGTCATTCTCCTGGTTGAAGACAATCCTGATGATGAAGAGCTGACCCTCATGGCTCTGGCGAAGAATAACATCCTGAACGAAGTCGTGGTCGCTCGCGACGGGGTGGAGGCTCTGGAGTATTTATTCGGTGATGGCCCAGAGTCGTTTGCACAACGTCATGTGGTGCCCGCGATTATCCTGCTGGATTTGAAGTTGCCACGGGTGGATGGGCTGGAGGTGCTGAAACGCATCCGCTCGGAGGAGCAGACGCGCATGCTGCCCGTGGTGGTTCTTACATCTTCTCGCGAAGAAAGGGACTTGCTCGAAAGTTATTCTCTGGGTTGCAATAGCTATGTGCGTAAGCCGGTGGACTTTGCCCAATTCGTCGAGGCGACTCGTCAGCTCGGGCTTTACTGGCTACTGCTCAATGAATCACCACCTGTCAAACCGCTTACCTCATGAAACCTCTGCGCGTTCTTCTGGCTGAAGACTCAGATGATGATGCACAATTGATCCTCCAGCGTCTTGAGCGGCATGGTTACGAGTGCGTGGCCAAGCAGGTGATGGCTGCCCTCGATCTGCAAACCGCTCTGGCGACAGAAAGCTGGGATATCATCTTGTGTGATTACGTCATGCCGGGTTTTGATGCGTTGGCGGCTTTAAAGATCGTCGCAGCGCATGGAGAAGATATCCCGGTGATCGTGGTGTCTGGCACGGTGGGGGAAGATGTGGCTGTGGCGACGCTGAAGCATGGTGCGCGGGATTATATCTTGAAGCAAAATCTGACGCGCCTCGGTCCGGCAGTGGATAGCGAGCTGAAGGAAGCTTCCGCGCGCCGATATGGGTTGCTCTTGGAAGCGATTGCGCGAAGCTATTCGGAGATTTTGGAAATGATTCTGAATGGCTCACCGCTAACGGCCATTTTGGAGCACATCGCCCAGCGCATTGAGCGGCTGAGCCCTCACGGAGCCTTATGCTCGATTTTACTGACGAATCCGGCTGGCACACATCTGGAGCATGGTGCGTCCCCTAGTTTGCCCAAGGAGTTCGTCCAGGCGGTCAATCCAGTGGCCATTGAAGCCGGAGTCGGGTCCTGCGGTCACGCGGCGGCGGTGAAGGAAACGATGGTGGTGGAAAATATTCTTGAGCATCCCAATTGGCAGTCTTTGAAAGCTCTTGCCGAGAGACATCGACTCAAAGCTTGCTGGTCGGTGCCGGTTTTTTCATCGGGTAGAGAAGTGGTGGGAACCATGGCGGTCTATTATCGCACGCCGCGCAGTCCTCTGCCAGATGAGCTCGGCTGGGTCGAGTCAGCGGCCAAACTCGTGGGGGTAGCGATCGAACGAGGTCGCTCTGAGGCGAGGATACGCGATCAGCTCGACGAGCTACTGCGTTGGCAAAATGCGATGTTGAATCGTGAAGATCGTGTGCAGCAGTTAAAAGTTGAGGTAAATGAACTACTCCTGCGCTTGGGTGAACCGGTCCGGTATTCCAGCCAGGTGTGAGATCATGAAAGCCCCTATTCCTGAAGATGAAGACGAGAGACTCGCCATTCTGCGCGAGTATGAGATCCTCGACACCCCTCCAGAAGAAGCCTTTGATGGCTTGGCGCAACTGGCTGCACACATCTGCCAAGCTCCTATTGCCTTGGTATCGCTGATCGATGAAAACAGGCAGTGGTTCAAGTCTCAGGTCGGCATTTCCGTCAGTGCAGGGGAGACCTCTCGGGATACGGCCTTTTGCGCGCACGCCATTCTTGACAGTGGTCATGTGATGGAGGTTCCGGATGCGAGTCAAGACGCACGTTTTTCTGACCATCCCGATGTGACGGGAGAAATGCACGTCCGATTTTATGCTGGAGCTCCTCTAGTGACTCGCGGAAAGCATGCGCTTGGCACGTTATGTGTCTTGGATCGTGAACCGCGGCATCTGACGCCTGCTCAGGTAGAGGCGCTGGAAACACTGAGCCGAAACGTGGTGGCCCAATTGGAACTCCGCAGGCAAGCGCGGCAGCTCGCACGTGAGATCGCAGAAAAAGATCGTTTCGCGAGTATTTTAGAGGAGCAGAACAGCCAACTTCTTCGCAGTGAGCAGGAGACGAGTCGCCTGTTGGATTTGGCCGAAAAATCCCGCAATGCTTTGCTCAGCGTTTTGGAGGACGAGCAGCGCTTGGGGCGCGAACTGAGGCGTTGGGCAGATGCTTTTGAAAACTGTGCTCAAGGCATCCTGATCTGCACGCCCTCGGATCAGAGTATCTTTGCCAGTAATAGTGCCTTAGCTCGTTTGCATGATCGGCCTTCGGGGGAGATTGCCGGGCTCAAGCTCAGTTCGCTCTATCCAGTCGATCATCACCTCGCCTTGCAGCAGCACATCGTTGAAGCGGATCGAGAAGGCCAAGTGCAGTTCGAGATGCCGATGCTTCGTGCTGATGGCAGCACCTTTGATGCTCAAGTGGATTTGGTTAGCGTTCGGGAATTTGAAAGTCCGCCTTTGTATTGGGTGGTGACGATTCAGGATATATCTGAGCGCAAGTTGGCTGAGCTGCTTTTGGCACGCACCAACCGTGCCCTTAAAATGATGTCGGCCTGCAATGAATCGGTGGTGCATGCCACCGACGAACAGCATCTCTTGGCAGAAGTATGTCGACTTGCGGTGGAGATCGGCGGCTACCGGATGGCATGGGTGGGTTATGCCATGAATGATGAGAGCCACTGCATTCAACCCATGGCTCATGCCGGCCATGAGGCGGGCTATCTCAAGCACATTCAGCTCAGTTGGTCTGATGCTCACCCCACGGGGCATGGTCCCGCCGCTCGCTGCATTCGCTCCGGTCAGACGGTGATCTGTGAGGACATCTTCCAGGAATCCGCAGGATTTTTCTGGAAGGAAGAAGCGCTAGGACGCGGCTATCGCGGTATCGTGTGTCTGCCCTTACATGATGAAAAGCGCACCTTTGGTCTTTTGGCTCTCTATGCATCGGAAGTCCATCAGGCGGGGCCTGATGAGATTAAGATGCTTCATGAAATGGCCGAGGATTTGGCCTTTGGCATTCGCCACATCCGTAGTCGTCAGGAGCGGCAGCGCATGCAGGATGTGGTGTTGAAGGTATCCCAAGCCGTGTCGGCAGGGCATGGAGAAGACTTCTTTCAGTCACTCACACGAAACATGGTGGAGGCTTTGGAGGCAGATGGCGGTATCATCGGTAGACTGGATCCGAAGGTTCAACAGAGTGTGGAAACCAGGGTTCTCTTCATGGATGGCCAACTTAAAGAGAATGTGCATTACCAACTCCCTGGCACGCCCTGTGAGGGAGTGAGCCTCGGCTACACTTGCATTTTTGAAAATGGTATCCAGACGCAATTCCCTGAGGATACGTGGCTGAAAGACAACGGGATCGAAGCTTATGCTGGCATCCCCTTAATGGATACGCGCAATGAGGTCAGCGGTATCATGGCCGTTTTTTTCCGGCATCCTCTGGATCACACCTCACTTGTGCACTCGACCCTCAAAATCTTTGCCGCGCGTGTGGCCGATGAGCTTGAACGGCAGGAAACTGACGAACGGATTTTTGAACAAGCCTCTCTGCTCGACAAAGCTCAGGATGCGATCCTGGTGCGGGATCTAGAGCATCGGATCACCTACTGGAACAAGAGTGCGGAAGCGCTCTATGGCTGGTCGGCAGAAGAGGTGGTTGGTAAACGAGTCACGGATATCTTTTACCAATCAACAGGGGACTTTAACGACGCCATCCACCAGCTCTTCCATGAGGGGGAATGGGTGGGCGAGCTGGATCAGTATGCCAAGGATGGTAAGCCGCTAATCATTGAGTGCCGTTGGACGATGGTGAAAGACAGCGTGGGGAAACCCAAAGCGGTTCTTTGCATCAACACCGACATCACGGAGAAAAAGCGCCTGGAGCAGCAGTTCCTACGGGCGCAACGCATGGAGAGTATTGGCACTTTGGCGGGGGGGATCGCTCACGATTTGAACAACGTTCTCGCCCCGATCATGATGGCCATTGATCTCCTCAAGATGCGGATGACGGATCAGATCAGTCAGGACATTCTCGCCACCATTTCACAGAGTGCCCAGCGCGGCGCTGAGATGGTCAATCAGGTGCTTTCCTTTGCCCGAGGCATGGAGGGGCGGCGCATGGATGTGCATGCTCACATGCTCATTCGAGACATCGAAAAGATCGCTCGCGATACCTTCCCGAAGAATATTCAGATCGTCACCGACTATCATGAAAGCCTTTGGCCGGTGGTGGGAGACCCCACCCAACTCCACCAAGTGCTGCTGAATCTCTGTGTGAATGCCCGTGATGCCATGCCCGATGGGGGGCGGATCTCGGTCAGTGCCAAGAATGAGCGGCTGGATGAAAACTATGCGGCCATGAATCTGGATGCCACCCCTGGCCCCTACTTGGTTTTCCATGTCACCGACACCGGCAGTGGCATCCCGCCAGCCATCATTGAGCAGATTTTTGACCCTTTCTTTACGACCAAGGAACTCGGTAAAGGCACTGGCTTGGGGCTTTCCACCTCTCTGGCCATCGTGAAAAGTCACGGAGGCTTTATCCGGGTGACCAGCGAGCAAGGAAGAGGAAGCTCTTTCAGCCTCTATCTGCCCGCTCGGGAGCAGTCGGGCCAAATGGTGGAGGAAATGCAAGTGGAGGAACTGTCGCGCGGTCGTGGGGAGACGATTCTCGTCGTCGATGACGAGCTGACCATCCGCGAAATTACTCAGCAGACTCTCCAGGCGTTCGGATATAAAGTCCTGCTCGCAGCAGATGGGGCCGAGGCGGTCACTCTCTATGCTCAGCATAAGGGGGTAGTCTCCATTGTGCTGACAGATATGATGATGCCCGTCATGGATGGCCCTGCGACGATCAAGGTGCTGCGGAAAATGACCCCGAGTCTGAAGATCATCGCCGCCAGCGGAATTTCGACCCAAGATTCCGTCACCCGGGCTGCCAATGAGGGGGTGAAGCATTTTGTTGCGAAGCCCTACACGGCGGACTCTCTGCTCAAAGTGCTGCGAGATTGCTTGGATGAGCCGTGAGCAGCGCAGGATGCACGAACTGAAATCTCTCGGAAAACTCCTTGCCCCACCTTCGTCTTGCCCTACCTGAGACGGCAGCCGCAGCCGGCTGGGCGCGGTTTCTGACATGTCCTCTTCTAAGCATCTCCATTTCATCGGCATCTGCGGCACCGCCATGGGCTCCACCGCAGTGGCTCTTCGTGCTCTCGGTTATACCATCTCCGGCTCGGACGAGAAAGTTTATCCCCCCATGTCAGATGTGCTGCGTGAGGCGGGTATCACGGTAAGCGAGGGCTACCTCCCCGAGAACCTGCCCGCTCATGCGGACGTGTATGTGGTCGGCAATGCTATCTCCCGTGGCAATGAAGAGTTGGAAACACTGCTGGAGAGAAAGCTGCCCTATGTCTCCATGGCCGAGCTGCTGAAGACGGAAGTGATTCAGGGAAAGCGCAGCTTTGTCGTGAGTGGGACGCATGGCAAGACGACGACCACCACGATGCTTTCCTGGATCTTTGAGCATGCAGGGAAGAATCCGGGCTTCATGATCGGTGGGGTGCCGGAGAACTTCACCAGTGGTGCGCGCTTCAATCATAGCGATCTTTTCGTGATCGAAGGGGATGAATATGACACGGCCTACTTTGATAAGCGCTCCAAGTTCCTGCATTATCTGCCGGAATGTGCCATCGTGAATAACATTGAGTTTGATCACGCCGATATCTTTGCAGATCTCGATGCCATCTTGCTTACCTTTCAGCGTTTGCTGAATAGTGTGCCACGGAATGGACTGGTTTTGCTCAATGGTGACGATAAAAACTGCCTCGGCCTGAAGAGTTATGCACCCGTGAAAACGGTGGGCTTGGGAGAGAGTTGTAGCGAGCGCATCCGCATCACGGAAGCGACTCCCGAAAGCACGGGGTTTGAGATCAACGGCGTGCCCTTCAGCGTGCCAATGATCGGCGAATTCAATGTGCGCAATGCCGCTATGTGTGTTTGCGCGGCACGCCATGCGGGCTTGAGTGATGATGAAATCCGAGCCGGGTTGGAAAGCTTTAAAGGTATCCGTCGGCGTCAGCAGGTGAGAGGTGTGGCGGGTGGAGTCACGGTGATCGATGATTTCGGTCACCATCCGACGGCGATCCGGGAAACCCTGCGTGGTCTGCGTCAGCGGTATCCAGGCCAGCGTCTGTGGGCGGTCTTTGAGCCGCGCTCGAATACGAGTCGGCGTAATCTTTTGCAGAACGAGTTGATCGAAGCACTCAAGGAAGCTGATGGTTCCGTCATCGCGGCAGTGGCCAACCCTGAGAAAGTGGCCGCCGCTGAGAGGCTTGATCCGGAGCTTGTGGCGCGCAGTGTGAGTGCTGCGGGCAAACCCTGCTATCATGAGCCCGATGTTGCGGCGATTGTGAGCCGCTTGAAGGGTGAGACCAAGTCAGGAGATGTGATCGTGATCTTCAGCAACGGCGGTTTCGATGGCATTCATGGGAAGCTGCTGAAAGCCTTGGGGGAAGACTAAAGCCCTGTTTTTAATGCGTGTTGGGAGATGGAAGCTGCGTTTCCTCTCCCCATGCTTCATCGGCGTCAGTTTCTCCAAACCACAGCGGCCACTCTGGCCTCAGTGCCTTTCTCTCAAGCGGAGTCAGCCCGTGCTAAGGCTCCCTTTCGAGTCATTTACAGCAACGATACGACGAACATCACCAGCTGCGTCAGTCCCTTTCACCAGGCACGACAGCCGTTTCGCAAGGAGATGCTGGAGGCGACGGTGGATGAAGTGGCGGGGCGTGTGGATGCCCACTTCCTCCAGCCAGGTTTAGGCATGGTGCCCATGTGGCCGAGTAAGGTGATGCCGCTGGAGCCTCATTATGCCTGGATCAAAGAACGTTATGGGGTCGGGCCGGACTCATTTGGCAATTTTGTCATGAGGGGCGGAGATGTCGTTCAGATCTTTGTGGATCGCTGCCGGGCCACAAAGCAAGCCGCGTTCAT
This genomic interval carries:
- a CDS encoding response regulator is translated as MHPKVILLVEDNPDDEELTLMALAKNNILNEVVVARDGVEALEYLFGDGPESFAQRHVVPAIILLDLKLPRVDGLEVLKRIRSEEQTRMLPVVVLTSSREERDLLESYSLGCNSYVRKPVDFAQFVEATRQLGLYWLLLNESPPVKPLTS
- a CDS encoding GAF domain-containing protein, which encodes MKPLRVLLAEDSDDDAQLILQRLERHGYECVAKQVMAALDLQTALATESWDIILCDYVMPGFDALAALKIVAAHGEDIPVIVVSGTVGEDVAVATLKHGARDYILKQNLTRLGPAVDSELKEASARRYGLLLEAIARSYSEILEMILNGSPLTAILEHIAQRIERLSPHGALCSILLTNPAGTHLEHGASPSLPKEFVQAVNPVAIEAGVGSCGHAAAVKETMVVENILEHPNWQSLKALAERHRLKACWSVPVFSSGREVVGTMAVYYRTPRSPLPDELGWVESAAKLVGVAIERGRSEARIRDQLDELLRWQNAMLNREDRVQQLKVEVNELLLRLGEPVRYSSQV
- the mpl gene encoding UDP-N-acetylmuramate:L-alanyl-gamma-D-glutamyl-meso-diaminopimelate ligase translates to MSSSKHLHFIGICGTAMGSTAVALRALGYTISGSDEKVYPPMSDVLREAGITVSEGYLPENLPAHADVYVVGNAISRGNEELETLLERKLPYVSMAELLKTEVIQGKRSFVVSGTHGKTTTTTMLSWIFEHAGKNPGFMIGGVPENFTSGARFNHSDLFVIEGDEYDTAYFDKRSKFLHYLPECAIVNNIEFDHADIFADLDAILLTFQRLLNSVPRNGLVLLNGDDKNCLGLKSYAPVKTVGLGESCSERIRITEATPESTGFEINGVPFSVPMIGEFNVRNAAMCVCAARHAGLSDDEIRAGLESFKGIRRRQQVRGVAGGVTVIDDFGHHPTAIRETLRGLRQRYPGQRLWAVFEPRSNTSRRNLLQNELIEALKEADGSVIAAVANPEKVAAAERLDPELVARSVSAAGKPCYHEPDVAAIVSRLKGETKSGDVIVIFSNGGFDGIHGKLLKALGED
- a CDS encoding GAF domain-containing protein, translated to MKAPIPEDEDERLAILREYEILDTPPEEAFDGLAQLAAHICQAPIALVSLIDENRQWFKSQVGISVSAGETSRDTAFCAHAILDSGHVMEVPDASQDARFSDHPDVTGEMHVRFYAGAPLVTRGKHALGTLCVLDREPRHLTPAQVEALETLSRNVVAQLELRRQARQLAREIAEKDRFASILEEQNSQLLRSEQETSRLLDLAEKSRNALLSVLEDEQRLGRELRRWADAFENCAQGILICTPSDQSIFASNSALARLHDRPSGEIAGLKLSSLYPVDHHLALQQHIVEADREGQVQFEMPMLRADGSTFDAQVDLVSVREFESPPLYWVVTIQDISERKLAELLLARTNRALKMMSACNESVVHATDEQHLLAEVCRLAVEIGGYRMAWVGYAMNDESHCIQPMAHAGHEAGYLKHIQLSWSDAHPTGHGPAARCIRSGQTVICEDIFQESAGFFWKEEALGRGYRGIVCLPLHDEKRTFGLLALYASEVHQAGPDEIKMLHEMAEDLAFGIRHIRSRQERQRMQDVVLKVSQAVSAGHGEDFFQSLTRNMVEALEADGGIIGRLDPKVQQSVETRVLFMDGQLKENVHYQLPGTPCEGVSLGYTCIFENGIQTQFPEDTWLKDNGIEAYAGIPLMDTRNEVSGIMAVFFRHPLDHTSLVHSTLKIFAARVADELERQETDERIFEQASLLDKAQDAILVRDLEHRITYWNKSAEALYGWSAEEVVGKRVTDIFYQSTGDFNDAIHQLFHEGEWVGELDQYAKDGKPLIIECRWTMVKDSVGKPKAVLCINTDITEKKRLEQQFLRAQRMESIGTLAGGIAHDLNNVLAPIMMAIDLLKMRMTDQISQDILATISQSAQRGAEMVNQVLSFARGMEGRRMDVHAHMLIRDIEKIARDTFPKNIQIVTDYHESLWPVVGDPTQLHQVLLNLCVNARDAMPDGGRISVSAKNERLDENYAAMNLDATPGPYLVFHVTDTGSGIPPAIIEQIFDPFFTTKELGKGTGLGLSTSLAIVKSHGGFIRVTSEQGRGSSFSLYLPAREQSGQMVEEMQVEELSRGRGETILVVDDELTIREITQQTLQAFGYKVLLAADGAEAVTLYAQHKGVVSIVLTDMMMPVMDGPATIKVLRKMTPSLKIIAASGISTQDSVTRAANEGVKHFVAKPYTADSLLKVLRDCLDEP